One genomic region from Electrophorus electricus isolate fEleEle1 chromosome 25, fEleEle1.pri, whole genome shotgun sequence encodes:
- the arhgef7a gene encoding rho guanine nucleotide exchange factor 7a isoform X5, with translation MNPAEQTVTWLITLGVLESPKKTISDPDGFLQSSLKDGVVLCRLLERLRPGTTDKIFQDPKNDCECLSNITEFLKGCAAFRVEPFEAGDLLQGQNFSKVLTTLVALNKVTADIGLGSDSVCARHSSTHRIKSFESLVSQTSLGRSSKLLHNQFRSLDMTENSTTQLVVKARFNFQQTNEDELSFAKGDIIGVTRMEEGGWWEGTLGGKTGWFPSNYVREVKGCDKQVSPKSGTMKSPPKGFDTTALSKTYYNLVLQNILEAETEYSKDLQSLLSNYLRPLQNAEKLSPADTGVVLGNLEEICTFQQTLVQSLEDCTKLPELQQKVGAFFLNLMPRMRALYTAYCSNHPSAVSVLTDHSEELGEFMEGRGASSPGIFTLTTGLSKPFIRLEKYPTLLKELERHMEEGHPDRTEIQKCMTAFKNLSAQCREVRKRKELELQILTESIRLWEGESIKTLGSVLYLSQALVQHHGCEERNERYLLLFPHVLVIISASPRMSGFIYQAKLPLSSMTVTPLEDSENQKNTFELSGSAFERLRVVCFSKHDQQDWLEHLNRQTKHTSLATPIMKPLTVPCHTLPSHPLTPSRHAESRSLTVAPAYHTLPHPSSHGAPHSTMMWGPLEPPKTQKPWSLSCLRPAPPLRPSAALCYKEDLNKSPKSMKKLLPKRKPERKPSDEEFALRKSTVALEEDAQILKVIEAYCTSAKTRQTLNSTWQGTDLMHNHVLDQSSVDPLGRRSSISRPEATSDLSEDSDYDSLWTAHSYRMGSVTRKSCSSFISHQN, from the exons ATGAATCCGGCGGAGCAAACGGTTACATGGCTCATCACACTCGGTGTGTTGGAGTCCCCGAAAAAGACCATTTCGGACCCCGATGGGTTTCTGCAGTCCTCGCTGAAGGATGGGGTTGTCTTGTGCAGGTTACTGGAGCGGCTACGTCCGGGTACCACTGATAAA ATTTTTCAGGACCCCAAAAACGACTGCGAGTGTCTAAGCAACATAACGGAGTTCCTTAAAGGCTGTGCGGCGTTCCGTGTCGAG CCGTTTGAGGCTGGTGACCTGCTGCAAGGTCAGAACTTCAGCAAAGTCCTCACCACGCTAGTAGCCCTCAACAAAGTGACCGCAG ATATCGGCTTAGGCAGCGACTCCGTGTGCGCCCGCCACTCATCTACCCACCGCATCAAGTCCTTTGAGTCCCTGGTGTCCCAGACTTCACTGGGACGGTCATCCAAGCTGCTCCACAACCAGTTCAGAAGCTTG GATATGACGGAGAACAGCACCACCCAGCTGGTGGTGAAAGCACGCTTCAACTTCCAGCAGACCAACGAGGATGAGCTGTCCTTCGCCAAGGGCGACATCATCGGCGTCACCCGCATGGAGGAGGGTGGGTGGTGGGAGGGCACTCTCGGTGGAAAGACGGGCTGGTTTCCAAGCAACTACGTCAGAGAGGTCAAAGGTTGTG ACAAACAGGTCTCCCCCAAGTCTGGAACAATGAAAAGCCCCCCTAAAGGGTTTGACACAACTGCCCTCAGCAAGACCTACTACAACCTG GTGctacaaaacattttagaagCAGAAACCGAGTACTCAAAGGATCTCCAGAGTCTTCTGTCCAACTACCTGAGACCATTGCAGAACGCTGAAAA GCTCAGCCCGGCAGATACCGGTGTCGTGCTCGGAAACCTGGAGGAAATCTGCACTTTCCAGCAAACCCTTGTCCAGTCACTGGAGGACTGCACCAA ACTACCCGAGCTGCAGCAGAAGGTAGGGGCCTTCTTTTTGAACCTGATGCCCAGAATGAGAGCTCTGTACACGGCCTACTGCTCCAACCACCCCTCGGCTGTCAGCGTGCTCACCGATCACAG TGAGGAACTCGGCGAGTTTATGGAGGGTAGAGGGGCAAGTTCTCCTGGCATCTTCACCCTGACCACAGGCCTTAGCAAACCGTTCATCAGACTAGAAAAATACCCCACCCTGCTGAAAGAGCTGGAGAGACACATGGAG GAAGGTCACCCAGATCGGACAGAAATCCAGAAGTGCATGACCGCATTCAAGAATCTTTCT GCGCAGTGTCGGGAGGTGCGGAAGCGCAAGGAGCTGGAGTTGCAGATCCTGACCGAGTCCATCCGcctgtgggagggggagagcaTTAAGACCCTGGGCTCCGTGCTGTATCTGAGCCAGGCCCTGGTTCAGCACCACGGCTGTGAG GAGAGGAATGAACGTTACCTCTTACTTTTCCCTCACGTGTTAGTGATCATCTCCGCCAGCCCAAGGATGAGTGGCTTTATCTACCAg GCCAAGCTGCCTTTAAGTAGCATGACGGTCACTCCATTAGAGGACTCGGAGAACCAGAAGAATACCTTTGAGCTCTCCG GAAGTGCGTTTGAGAGGCTACGGGTTGTGTGCTTCAGTAAGCACGACCAGCAGGACTGGCTGGAGCACCTCAACCGCCAGACCAAGCACACCTCTCTGGCTACGCCCATCATGAAGCCGCTTACGGTTCCCTGCCACACG ctcccctctcaccctcttACTCCGTCCAGACACGCGGAGAGCCGTAGCCTGACTGTGGCTCCTGCCTAccacaccctccctcacccCTCCTCTCACGGAGCCCCGCACAGCACCATGATGTGGGGGCCCCTGGAGCCCCCCAAAACCCAGAAGCCTTGGAGCCTGAGCTGCCTGCGGCCTGCGCCCCCCCTCCGGCCCTCGGCTGCTCTCTGCTATAAAGAG GATCTCAATAAAAGCCCCAAAAGCATGAAGAAGCTGCTACCCaagagaaagccagagaggAAGCCTTCTGACGAGGAGTTTGCGTTGAGGAAGA GTACTGTAGCTCTGGAGGAGGACGCTCAGATCCTGAAAGTGATTGAGGCCTACTGTACAAGTGCCAAAACCAGACAGACTCTTAATTCAA CATGGCAGGGCACCGACCTGATGCACAACCACGTGCTGGACCAGTCCAGCGTGGACCCTCTAGGCCGCCGTAGCAGCATCTCCCGGCCCGAGGCCACGTCGGACCTGTCGGAGGACTCGGACTATGACAGCCTGTGGACGGCGCACTCGTACAGGATGGGCTCGGTGACCCGGAAGAGCTGCAGCTCCTTTATCTCCCACCAGAACTAA